From the genome of Bacteroidota bacterium:
GTCTGTTCATACTCATCAACAAACAACAATGTCAGCGTCGCTTTATAGTGTTTGATAAAGAGCAACGCATATCGAATGGCAGCGATTGATGCTTCGGAAAAATCTGTCGGACAAAGGATGTTTTTAATCTTATACATGACGAGTACCCCACAAATCGTCTTATATTAGGAAAGGAAAAGAGATGAAAACCGTATGACTTGCTATGAATAACGTACGTAAACCTCCTTCGGGAAACAATCTAAAGTGGAAGAAGATACATTGAATGCTTTATGAAACGTATCACTTGCTCCGATTTTCGTTGGATATGTATCTGTTCGCGCAATTGTTCTAGAGGATTTTTATTGGAGATGTAAATGGCGGATATTGAGATATGATTATTTATGACCTCACAAAATGTTGCATCTCCGTTGGCAACTCAATTGATATTTCGACCATACCGCCAATGGTTTTATTGGTAAACCATGGCGATTGATAAATAATCTTCTTCTTTCCCAATTTTTCAATGGTATAAATATTCGTTGTTCCTGAGGATAATAATTCTTTCACTTTCGTCAACGCAGGTTCGGGATGACAGTCGAATAAACTTTTCCCAACAAGTTCTTTCCCTCCATCATTCTTAAATACTTCCTGGGATTTATCGTTCATATACACAATTGTTCCTTCTGTATCACAAACCGTCACTGCTGCATTAATTTCATCGAAGTAATTCATAAAGTTTTTTTGGTTAATAAATCTAAAACAATCATGATTCTTATTGCGCAAATGTAAACAGATCATTCGTACGAATCAACATGTCATGTTGAGACCCGCTTTAACGCTTTTCAACATTGCAGTACGAAACATCTGAACAAACAATCAGATTTCTCTCTCACTACCAGAGTGTTTCCCGAAGCTCGTTGGAAATAGATAGGTAGGTAGATAGGATAGTGCGCATCATTAAAAAATCTATTCAACAAATTTTCAACACATGGCAC
Proteins encoded in this window:
- a CDS encoding PAS domain-containing protein, which translates into the protein MNYFDEINAAVTVCDTEGTIVYMNDKSQEVFKNDGGKELVGKSLFDCHPEPALTKVKELLSSGTTNIYTIEKLGKKKIIYQSPWFTNKTIGGMVEISIELPTEMQHFVRS